The following coding sequences are from one Liolophura sinensis isolate JHLJ2023 chromosome 12, CUHK_Ljap_v2, whole genome shotgun sequence window:
- the LOC135479328 gene encoding DNA polymerase delta subunit 3-like isoform X2, whose product MATDNMFLENLEEYVFDENKVVTYKWLSSTLGVHVNQAKQMLYAFVDKHRNKKDNDDLSVVYFVSGTKKSDKGYVVHRCFVLPEERLEAFKSTLSVLTSCHVYSVQKAKLKDSNALYITDYEKRCEALSEYNRHSAIQCKSAVLRSPEELKKLRGAVVKQSPQFHEKPATNKVTNGHGAGTKSKPAAKTGIAGMFAAGGKTTAKKQPSPEAKADNAQDKEPSESSAQAKGKGGGMMSFFSKQTVKVKEEKMESTEATQKEAPPREKSPPKKGLKGKGKKTQRTHSDDELQKNKRRRIRMDVFDSSSEEEDVDMEPESPVPSPPPREATPPREATPPRTLVTDTPSPSNNTEESIQVSGEKRRKRKRKLVAKTTVDEDGFMVTEKVWESDSTDASEVEEPPAKSSKDTTQAKKETGTSKKKPSPDKKTSPAKGSTKQASLMSFFKKK is encoded by the exons ATGGCTACTGATAACATGTTCTTGGAGAATTTGGAAGAATACGTATTTGATGAAAACAAAGTT GTGACCTACAAATGGCTGAGCAGTACACTGGGTGTTCATGTCAACCAGGCCAAACA GATGCTGTATGCCTTCGTtgacaaacacagaaataagAAAGACAATGACGATTTGTCTGTCGTGTACTTTGTATCTGGAACAAAGAAGTCTGACAAAGGATATGTG GTTCACCGTTGCTTTGTTCTACCTGAAGAGAGACTTGAAGCCTTCAAATCCACCTTGTCTGTCCTCACAAGCTGTCATGTCTACAGTGTGCAGAAAGCTAAGCTCAAG GATTCCAATGCTTTATACATCACAGATTACGAGAAGAGATGCGAGGCATTATCAGAGTATaacag ACATAGTGCTATACAGTGTAAAAGTGCTGTGCTCAGATCACCTGAGGAGTTGAAAAAACTGAGAGGAGCAGTTGTGAAACAGTCACCGCAGTTCCATGAAAAACCTGCCACAAATAAA GTTACTAATGGTCATGGGGCAGGCACGAAATCAAAACCTGCAGCCAAAACGGGCATCGCTGGAATGTTCGCGGCTGGCGGGAAAACAACAGCAAAGAAACAGCCATCACCAGAAGCCAAAGCTGACAATGCCCAAGACAAAGAACCGTCAGAG TCATCTGCTCAAGCCAAAGGAAAAGGGGGTggaatgatgtcatttttctcGAAACAGACAG TAAAAGTCAAGGAAGAGAAAATGGAGTCGACAGAAGCCACACAAAAAGAAGCACCACCAAGGGAAAAGTCTCCCCCCAAGAAAGG TTTGAAAGGCAAAGGGAAGAAAACACAGAGGACACACTCTG ATGATGAACTACAGAAGAATAAGAGACGGAGAATCCGAATGGATGTGTTTGACAGCAGCAGTGAAGAAGAAG ATGTAGACATGGAACCAGAAAGCCCTGTCCCAAGCCCACCACCCCGAGAAGCCACACCCCCTCGAGAGGCCACGCCTCCTCGCACGCTTGTGACTGATACTCCAAGCCCGAGCAACAACACAGAAGAGTCGATACAGGTTTCTGGTGAGAAACGACGAAAACGGAAAAGAAAACTCGTTGCAAAAACTACAGTGGACGAGGATGGTTTTATGG TGACAGAGAAGGTTTGGGAGAGTGATTCCACAGATGCGTCAGAAGTTGAAGAACCTCCAGCGAAAAGCAGCAAAGATACAACTCAGGCTAAGAAAGAAACA GGAACCTCGAAAAAGAAGCCTTCACCGGACAAAAAGACCTCCCCAGCCAAAGGCAGCACCAAACAAGCCTCACTCATGtcatttttcaaaaagaaataa
- the LOC135479328 gene encoding DNA polymerase delta subunit 3-like isoform X1, with protein sequence MATDNMFLENLEEYVFDENKVVTYKWLSSTLGVHVNQAKQMLYAFVDKHRNKKDNDDLSVVYFVSGTKKSDKGYVVHRCFVLPEERLEAFKSTLSVLTSCHVYSVQKAKLKDSNALYITDYEKRCEALSEYNRHSAIQCKSAVLRSPEELKKLRGAVVKQSPQFHEKPATNKVTNGHGAGTKSKPAAKTGIAGMFAAGGKTTAKKQPSPEAKADNAQDKEPSESSAQAKGKGGGMMSFFSKQTVKVKEEKMESTEATQKEAPPREKSPPKKGSLKGKGKKTQRTHSDDELQKNKRRRIRMDVFDSSSEEEDVDMEPESPVPSPPPREATPPREATPPRTLVTDTPSPSNNTEESIQVSGEKRRKRKRKLVAKTTVDEDGFMVTEKVWESDSTDASEVEEPPAKSSKDTTQAKKETGTSKKKPSPDKKTSPAKGSTKQASLMSFFKKK encoded by the exons ATGGCTACTGATAACATGTTCTTGGAGAATTTGGAAGAATACGTATTTGATGAAAACAAAGTT GTGACCTACAAATGGCTGAGCAGTACACTGGGTGTTCATGTCAACCAGGCCAAACA GATGCTGTATGCCTTCGTtgacaaacacagaaataagAAAGACAATGACGATTTGTCTGTCGTGTACTTTGTATCTGGAACAAAGAAGTCTGACAAAGGATATGTG GTTCACCGTTGCTTTGTTCTACCTGAAGAGAGACTTGAAGCCTTCAAATCCACCTTGTCTGTCCTCACAAGCTGTCATGTCTACAGTGTGCAGAAAGCTAAGCTCAAG GATTCCAATGCTTTATACATCACAGATTACGAGAAGAGATGCGAGGCATTATCAGAGTATaacag ACATAGTGCTATACAGTGTAAAAGTGCTGTGCTCAGATCACCTGAGGAGTTGAAAAAACTGAGAGGAGCAGTTGTGAAACAGTCACCGCAGTTCCATGAAAAACCTGCCACAAATAAA GTTACTAATGGTCATGGGGCAGGCACGAAATCAAAACCTGCAGCCAAAACGGGCATCGCTGGAATGTTCGCGGCTGGCGGGAAAACAACAGCAAAGAAACAGCCATCACCAGAAGCCAAAGCTGACAATGCCCAAGACAAAGAACCGTCAGAG TCATCTGCTCAAGCCAAAGGAAAAGGGGGTggaatgatgtcatttttctcGAAACAGACAG TAAAAGTCAAGGAAGAGAAAATGGAGTCGACAGAAGCCACACAAAAAGAAGCACCACCAAGGGAAAAGTCTCCCCCCAAGAAAGG CAGTTTGAAAGGCAAAGGGAAGAAAACACAGAGGACACACTCTG ATGATGAACTACAGAAGAATAAGAGACGGAGAATCCGAATGGATGTGTTTGACAGCAGCAGTGAAGAAGAAG ATGTAGACATGGAACCAGAAAGCCCTGTCCCAAGCCCACCACCCCGAGAAGCCACACCCCCTCGAGAGGCCACGCCTCCTCGCACGCTTGTGACTGATACTCCAAGCCCGAGCAACAACACAGAAGAGTCGATACAGGTTTCTGGTGAGAAACGACGAAAACGGAAAAGAAAACTCGTTGCAAAAACTACAGTGGACGAGGATGGTTTTATGG TGACAGAGAAGGTTTGGGAGAGTGATTCCACAGATGCGTCAGAAGTTGAAGAACCTCCAGCGAAAAGCAGCAAAGATACAACTCAGGCTAAGAAAGAAACA GGAACCTCGAAAAAGAAGCCTTCACCGGACAAAAAGACCTCCCCAGCCAAAGGCAGCACCAAACAAGCCTCACTCATGtcatttttcaaaaagaaataa
- the LOC135479323 gene encoding leucine carboxyl methyltransferase 1-like codes for MASDDAIRATNDDATQCKRFAVQKGYWSDPYIQHFVSRGQNTHAPEINRGYYARVASIRILMEKFLKLTKCQCQVVNLGAGFDTTFWRLKEQGMIPQSFIEMDFPTVVMRKGHAIKQKKPLLAGISTEDGEIKFHNYDLHSANYHLVGANLRTLGEVEAKLTECGIDYTLPTIFIAECVLVYLEIEQSKALLKWLAEKFQTAFFINYEQVNLGDRFGEVMLANLKSRECTLAGVDACLSLDAQKDRFLTTGWQGADGMEMTYVYKCLPHAEITRIEHLEFLDERELLDQLFNHYCVVWAYKDSAGIGLDKINFGPS; via the exons ATGGCCAGCGACGACGCTATTAGAGCCACAAATGATGATGCAACTCAGTGCAAGCGATTTGCAGTCCAGAAAGGCTACTGGTCGGATCCTTATATTCAGCACTTTGTTTCTCGAGGACAAAACACACACGCGCCAGAGATCAACAGGGGGTATTATGCAAGAGTTGCCAGCATTAGAATTTTAATGGAAAAGTTTTTAAAG CTAACAAAGTGCCAGTGTCAGGTGGTGAACTTGGGTGCTGGATTTGACACCACCTTTTGGAGACTCAAAGAACAAGGGATGATTCCACAGAGCTTTATAGAGATGGACTTCCCCACAGTAGTCATGAGGAAAGGCCATGCCATCAAACAAAAGAAACCTCTGCTGGCAGGGATTTCTACGGAAG aTGGTGAAATAAAGTTCCACAACTACGATTTGCACAGTGCTAATTATCATCTTGTGGGAGCAAATTTGCGGACACTGGGAGAAGTGGAGGCGAAGCTGACAGAATGTGGCATAGATTATACTTTACCCACCATATTCATAGCAGAATGTGTACTTGTGTACCTGGAAATTGAGCAGTCAAAGGCATTGCTCAAGTGGTTAGCTGAAAAGTTTCAGACAGCCTTCTTCATCAACTATGAACAG GTCAACTTAGGTGATCGTTTTGGTGAAGTAATGCTGGCAAACCTCAAATCAAGGGAGTGCACTCTAGCTGGTGTAGACGCCTGTCTCAGCTTGGATGCTCAAAAAGACAG GTTTTTGACGACAGGTTGGCAGGGAGCAGATGGTATGGAGATGACCTACGTTTACAAATGTTTGCCTCATGCTGAAATAACAAG GATTGAGCATTTGGAGTTTTTAGATGAGCGAGAGCTTCTGGACCAGCTGTTTAACCATTACTGTGTGGTGTGGGCTTACAAGGACAGTGCAGGTATAGGACTTGACAAAATTAACTTTGGACCATCCTGA